A single genomic interval of Streptomyces sp. NBC_00663 harbors:
- a CDS encoding MFS transporter, whose protein sequence is MGAAMRRIHVGNALSAFGLGFTVPYLYVYVAQVRGLGAVTAGLVLAVFAVAALIVLPFAGRAIVRRGPLPVLLAALVTAALGALSLGLASNATTVLLSAAALGAGQAVMQPALATMIVDCSTAETRSRAFAMQFFLQNLGLGVGGLIGGHLVDTTNVSSFTLLFAIEAAMFLLLAVVMTTVRMPRAPRMEGAPTASGKSSWKQLLGNRAMVQLCVLGFVLFFACYGQFESGLAAYGVEAAGISTSALGSALAANTAMIVIAQFAVLKFVERRRRSRVIAAVGIIWSLAWVTAGYAGLGHGSQAMATAAFVSTYALFGLGEAMLSPTVAPLVADLAPTGMAGQYNSAFALVKQLALAVGPAVGGPMGASLHAPYVVTFLLFSVGITYLALRLGRQLTDVQDHPWRARSRVVAHGGTQQESVAA, encoded by the coding sequence TTCACCGTCCCCTACCTGTACGTCTATGTGGCGCAGGTGCGGGGACTGGGTGCCGTGACGGCGGGGCTCGTCCTCGCCGTCTTCGCCGTGGCCGCGCTGATCGTGCTGCCGTTCGCCGGCCGGGCGATCGTGCGGCGGGGCCCGCTTCCGGTGTTGCTCGCCGCCCTGGTCACGGCAGCGCTCGGCGCGCTGAGTCTGGGGCTGGCGAGCAACGCGACCACCGTCCTGTTGTCGGCGGCCGCGCTGGGCGCCGGACAGGCCGTGATGCAGCCGGCCCTGGCGACGATGATCGTGGACTGCTCCACGGCGGAGACCCGCTCGCGGGCCTTCGCGATGCAGTTCTTCCTTCAGAACCTGGGGCTCGGCGTCGGCGGGCTCATCGGTGGTCACCTCGTCGACACGACGAACGTCTCCTCTTTCACCCTCCTCTTCGCGATCGAGGCGGCGATGTTCCTGCTGCTGGCCGTGGTGATGACGACGGTGCGGATGCCGCGCGCGCCGCGGATGGAGGGCGCGCCGACCGCTTCCGGCAAGAGCAGCTGGAAGCAGCTGCTCGGGAACCGGGCGATGGTGCAGCTGTGCGTGCTGGGCTTCGTCCTGTTCTTCGCCTGCTACGGCCAGTTCGAGTCGGGCCTGGCCGCGTACGGAGTCGAGGCCGCCGGGATCTCGACTTCCGCGCTGGGGTCGGCCCTGGCCGCGAACACCGCGATGATCGTCATCGCGCAGTTCGCCGTGCTGAAGTTCGTCGAGCGGCGTCGGCGGTCCCGGGTGATCGCCGCGGTCGGGATCATCTGGTCCTTGGCGTGGGTCACGGCGGGGTACGCCGGTCTCGGGCACGGCAGCCAGGCGATGGCCACGGCCGCGTTCGTCTCGACGTACGCCCTCTTCGGTCTGGGTGAGGCGATGCTGTCGCCGACGGTCGCCCCGCTGGTGGCCGACCTCGCCCCGACGGGCATGGCCGGTCAGTACAACTCGGCCTTCGCCCTGGTGAAGCAGCTCGCGCTGGCCGTGGGCCCGGCGGTCGGCGGCCCGATGGGCGCCTCCCTGCACGCGCCGTACGTCGTGACGTTCCTGCTGTTCTCGGTGGGCATCACGTATCTGGCGCTGAGGCTGGGCCGTCAGCTGACCGACGTACAGGACCATCCGTGGCGGGCGAGGAGCCGCGTGGTGGCCCACGGCGGCACACAGCAGGAATCTGTCGCCGCGTAA